TCCTGCCAGATCCATTAAAAACCATTTCGTACCGCCCATATTTATCAGCGGTATACAAATTAACAATGCTGATGTACCTGTCAGGTCAGATGGATTCCTGAGACAATCTATCTCTATGTCCGGACTGATCAGACTTACCTATGATCATTCAAATATCAACTTTAACATTGCAGCCTTAAGTTATGTGTCTCCTGAGAGCAATGCGTACCGGTATATCATGGAGGGATATGATAAAGGATGGACAGAGACCACCGGGAATCAGAAGATTTATTACAACAAATTACCTCCGGGGTCGTATACATTTAAGTTCACGGGAGCAAATAATAATGGGGTATGGAATAAGAAAATAAAAGAATTACGAATTATTGTTTCCCCTCCCTGGTGGTTTTCTACCTGGGCCTATCTGCTGTATTCATTGACAATTGGAACAATCATTTTTCTCATTTTAAGGTATTATTTTTTATGGATCAAGTCCAATAATACCCGTAAAATGGATATCTATGAGCGGAGAAAAGAACAGGAGATCTATAATCTTAAACTGGAGTTTTTTACCAATCTGGCACATGAGATCCGGACACCACTCACGTTGATCAGAATGCCATTGGAAAAAATCATACGTACACAAAAATTTACAGATAACGAGACTGTCAGGGATTTGAGTCTGATCGAAAAAAACACACTGCGACTTATACGCCTGACAAATCAGTTATTAGACTTTAGAAAAGCAGAAAACAATAATATGAGCCTTACTTTCACCAAAACGGATATAAATGCACTATTGTCCGAAGTATTCAATGATCTGAACTATCTGGCAAAAGACAGATCATTACAATATGAACTTGCTTTACCCCGTATAAGTCTGACAGCTTATGTAGATGAAGAAGCATTTAGAAAAATACTCACGAATCTGATTCATAATGCTATTAAATATGCCGATCATGAAGTTAGGGTAAAGCTTCTGCCTTTCAATAGTGACGATATCATGTTTAACATTGAGTTTAGAAATGATGGTAAAATAATACCATCAGATAAAAAGGAAAAAATATTTGAGCCTTTTTACAGGATTAACGACACACAAAAAGGTACGGGTACGGGTATTGGTCTACCACTTTCCCGTTCATTGGTGGAGTTGCATAAAGGAGTGTTGTCTCTGGTTCATACAGAAGAATCCCTAAATCTCTTTCTGCTTTCCTGCCCTATTTTACAGGAGCAGTCGTTGGATATAAAATCTCTCGATGAGGATCCGGGAGATACAGAAGATAATACATCAGAAAATGAACACAATAGCGAAGACACTGATAAACCGGTTATTCTGCTTGTAGAAGATAATAAGGAAATACTGGCCTATCTCAATAAGGAATTAAAGGTGGACTACACTATTCTGAGAGCTACCAACGGGGCGGAAGCTCTTGATATTCTCGATAGTAGCAATGTGCAGTTGGTGCTGACTGATATTATGATGCCAGTCATGGATGGATTGGCTCTGTGTAAACGAATCAAGACAGATCTTCTGTACAGCCATATTCCGGTGATCTTTCTTACAGCTAAAAATGCTTTGGATGCCAAAATTGAAGGAATAAAAACAGGCGCAGATGCTTATATTGAAAAACCGTTTTCAATGGAGTATTTACTTGTACAAATACGTAATACACTAAAAAACCGAAAGATTATCCGAGCATATTTTACCAATTCTCCAGCCTCAAAGTTAACGGATATCAATGTTTCAGCGAAGGATAAAGATTTTATCAGCCAGCTCAATACGGTCATTTACGACAACATTTCGGATATCGATCTGAATGTAGAAGAACTGGCTAAGCTAATGAATATGAGCCGGCCTACTTTATATCGCAAGATTAAGGGATTGTCTGACCTTACGCCTAATGAACTGATCAACATCTCCAGATTAAAAAGAGCTGCCGAACTGCTTTTACAAAAAGAATATAATATCACTCAGATAGCAACAATGGTGGGGTACAGCATACAGTCTAATTTCTCGCGTGATTTTCATAAGCATTATGGCGTGACACCCAGTGTTTATATTGCGACCAATGGCTCGGAATACTCCGGATCATAAACAGATATTATTTTGATTTTCGGAGTTGCAAAAATGATTTGTCCGATTGAAGAATCTGATAAGTACTGTTCAACTCTTTATCATCTGTTGCAAAGTGTAAAGTAGTATCATTGACCATGTTCCACGTGCCGGAAAATTGCAGGGTGTCATTGGGTATGTTTTTCTCACCAATTGATGACCTTCCATCTTTATTTCCATATTGAATGATCTTTGTCAGTCTGACCTTTCGATCATTTCGGAATTCCAGATAATTGAATTTACGAATTGTCCCTTCAGGTAAATTATCGGGGCCAAAACTCCGGAGGTAATTGTCCGTATATTGTTCATACAAGCTGTAAAAATTCTGAAATTTTGAGGTTGTATACAACTCTCTCATTTTTGAATGCACCAGATATAAGGTGTCCAGTTGCTTGTTTGCACTTAGTAACCATTCCCCTTGTAATACTTGAGGTATGTTTATCTTTTCATTTATTTTCCTCAGATAGATATTTCCTACCTCCATTTTTGCTCCTTTGCCTGCGCCGCCTCCGTATCTGCTGAACATTTCAATCTCATCAGACTCATATCCGGCTTTTTCTATAATCTCACCTACATGCATAGGTGGGGCTTCCATATAAAACATTTCAGTAAGAAGAAAGGCATTATATCTCTGTTCCGGTAAAACAAAGTTTCCCAGACTATCTGTTACAGCTTCTCCGACATGACAATCCGGTATCGGATTATTATTGTAATCCAGGACTTTCCCTGTAATCTCCGGTCTTCTTAATCTGGAAATACAGGAAGTGAGCAAGACAAAAGTCAAGGCAAACAGAATCGTAAACAGTCGTTTTTTGTTCATCTCGTTATGATGTATGAATATGTGGTCGCCGTGTCACAAATAAAGAATTCAATCTATAAATTTACTGCTTTCATTTTCTATTTTCTACTATTCCTGATAGTAGGTTTTGAATTTCTGTAATTTCAGATCATACATAATCGCCAGCTTTACATCTTCTCCCCGAAGAATGATTCCATCTACAGGAGCAGGGGTAAGTTCTGCGGTATTCATGATTACTTTTGCATCTTTTTTGAAAGAATTGATCTTCATTTTGTCGGAATAATTTTCTGAGAATGCCAGATACTTTTCCTGCGTCGCCATGTTGGTACAAATAATAAGGAATCTGCTTTTTTGCTTTTCATTATTATCCGTGATAACGGCTACATCCTTTTTTCCATCTGCATCAAAATCTCCAAAGCAAATTGTAGACTTTGCCCTTTCTGCATTTTGTGTAATGCTATAGGTTGTACCATTGCTGTAATTTTCGGATAGCAATAGCTTTTTAGTTTTCAGATCAAGCTCACTAAATGGTGAAAGAGAGAAGTACTGTCTGTATTCTTCATATTGAGATTCCGGGACGAGTATTTCGCTGCTGATGAGCAGAGGTGTTTTGGAAAAGGAACCGGAAGAAGATCGAAGATAGATAAGGGATTTCTCCGCATCTGAACGATCCTCATTTACAAATACTTTATCGCCGAATCTGAAATGGCGTCCGTTAACTGTTACGGGTTGGATAAGGTAACGCTCACTGTATGCTGTCGGTTCTTCATCAATGTCAGAAGGAGACGGATGTTGTCTGATAATATTTTTTTTGGTACTGTCAGCGCGTAGTGAATCTATCCTTAAACTGTCAGCTTTTTCTTTTTTCACTTCTGTTAAAGGTTTCTTTGCGTCCTTTTTATAGAAAAAATAACAAGTAGAGGCACCGGCCAGCAGGAGTAAGGTTATAACAATAACAATCCTTTGTTTACGACGGTTCTTATATGTTAGTAGAGGTTTCTGATGTTCCATAATTTTTTTACTTAGGTATTTCTTTGATCATCTCTGTCTTGACCTGACTGTCTGGAAGTGCATATATAAATCCTTCTATAAGGGGTAAAGCATCTTTCCTGTTTGCAAATGTTTGTTTAAGTTTTTTTGCTATCTCCTGAAATGTAGGAGGTAAGAAATCGTCCTGGAGCAGATTTGAGGTACTTGTATGAAGCTTCTCTTTATCAAATAGTGTTGAAAATATCCCTGTCAACTCTTTAAGTACTGATGTGTCATGCTGTTTGGACTTACTCCATTGGCAGAGATACTCATCCAGAGCAAGATAAAAGATTATTCTTCTTATTCGTTGATTTTGCCTGTAATCCTGCGTATTCTGATGATCATGAATCCACTTTTGAGCCATCACATTTGCCTCAGCCGAATCCTTCAGCATATATCGGCTCCAGATTTTTTCTTCCTCATTCAAACCTTTATATGCATACATCAGATCCTTAAAGTTCTTTTTATAAGCAGGTTGTAACGGCAATATTTCATTCATACGACTTAATGTACCAGTCCAGGTTACTGCTCTTTTTTGTGCTGTATTCATGAGTGTGATATACAGATTTGTCATGCGTTGCCAGTCAGGATCCATAGGGATATTCTGATATGCTTTCAGGGAAAGTTCGTATAAATAAGATTGATACAGATTGCTGCGTTCATCGTCCATATTGATATCCTTAGCAACTGCCGATGTTATATCATACGATCTGAAGAATAATTCATAGTGTTCAATAGCTTTAGTCGGATCTCCGAGAGTCATGTAGCTTCTGGCATATAAACTTTGTACGTCTGCCGTTAAAGGAATAGTTGCGTTGTTGAGTATCTGAAGACAGGCATTTGTTTTTCCTGCATTATTTGCATGAGAAGCCGCATTAAATAGCGTGAGATCTGTTTCTTCAGTTTCCAGAGCTCTTCGGGCATAGTCGTATGCCCTTTCCCAGTCTTCCAGCTTCGCAAAGGCAGCACTCAGGTTTGTGAAATACAGTGCTTGCTTTTCCGGAGCGTATAAAACTGCCAGTCTGAATTTTTCTTTTGCTTTCTGATAATCTTCCAGGTGGAAATATGTAGTTCCTGCATTGTTAAGATACCGGCCGTTTTTTGGAGCGATCTGTAGCAGCTCCTCATACAGACTGGCTTTTAGAACATTATCATCTTGCTGGGATGCTTCTTCTATCTGATCTTCCAGTGTCTCCATACGTATACTGTCTTCCTTGCTGTATTGGGCAAAGGAAGTGGACAACGTCATGATTAGTATACACGTAAGGATCAATTTCATATTATACATGATAAAACAAATATAAAGCCGTCTCTGTGTCGTGAAATGGGACGATCCATATCTGTTGCCTTCGGGTCTATATCTGTTGTAATCTATCCTTTATTTGTTGTAGTATACAAATATGACAGCATCCGGCACATATATAGGGTGAAAGCCATCAAATATTTAACCGCTATTTTTTCAGAAGTTTTCTATTTTTACCTTTAGATCAATTCCATATAAATTCGGAACAGAAAGCGAAATAGTCTGGATAGAGCTGTTTTAGCTTTAGTTATAATGTAGTACTTATGATTGTAAGAAAAGCATATTTTATTTTTCTGATTTTGTTTTTCCTGTTTGTCTTTTCCTGCAGGCAAAAGGAAGAAAGAAATCAGGATCAGAAAACAAAATCCAACGTAACCGCTCAAAAGGATTATCTGTCTCTGATCATTGCTATGGATACGTTATCTTCAGGAGCGTATAAAAAAGTGCTTAACCGGGAATACAACCTGCTGAATCACAATACAGATACTGCTAATAATCCATTTTACCATTATTTCAAAGCAAGAATGTATATGCAGGACAAGCTGCGGGACAGTGCATTGATGGAATATGAAAAAATGAAAGGAAAAAATCCGGATGATGATATTGAATTATTGAAAACAGTTAATATGCTGGATTATACAATCAATAACGGGGTGACAGTGAGTGCATCTGTGATGAAAAAGATTGTTAATGGACTGGAAACAGCGGAGCGTCGTCAGAGTCGTTTTATATACCGTTTTTACGACCTGTTAGCCAAGGCATATTTTCAGAATGATAATGAAAAGGTTTCCTTAGGATATGCTGAAAGTTATTATGAAAAACATCCGTATAAATCACACCCTGTGATTGAACAGCGTTATTATGATATTTCATTTTTGCTGGCCTCCCGTTTGGGAGATTATGAAAAAATGAAGTTGTATAATGACAAGGCCCGCAAGCTCGCCAAAAGCATACATGATAGTCTGGCTATAGCCCGCACATATGATAATGAAGCCCAGGTATACGTGCGCCAGATGAAATATGATAAGGCACTGGCCAGTAGCCGGACTTATTTTAATTACCTGAAAAAGACGAATAACCTGAATGATATTGCTTATAATAATCTGGCCACCAGCTTTATTCATAACAGGCAGGCAGACTCCGCAATCTATTATTATAAAGAAGCGATTGCATTTGCTAAAAAGAATCCCGCCGGAAAACAAAAACCTGTTTATTACAGAGGGTTGATTAATGCATATAAGATGGTGGGGGCTCATGTAGAAGCACTGGAAGTGGCTGAACAGGCTTATGATCTGGAATTGAGTAACCTGAAAGAGATTGATGCGGTGAAAGTTGCAGAAATACATGAAAAGTATGAAGCGGAGAAAAAGGACCGTAATATCGCAGAGCTGAGTAACCGGAATGTGCTCAATGAAAAGATCATTCAGCAACAACGGTGGACGCTTGTACTGGCATCCCTTGTGTTCATCGGTATATTGTCATTCCTGTATATTATCCAGCGTCAGTATCGCCTGAAAGAAAAAAATAAACTTTTGCAATCAGAAAATCAGCGATTGAATATTGAACAAAAGTTGCTTCAGGTACAGCTTAACCCTCATTTTATTTTCAATGCCATTGCCAATTTACAGAGTCTTATTGCGACCGGAGACTCCAAGGAATCTGTGCGTTATCTAACGGCTTTTTCAAGACTGCTTCGTAATGTGCTGGAACAAAACAGACAAGACTTTATTAGTCTGGAAGAAGAAATCACATCGCTGCGAAATTATCTTGAATTGCAACAGATGAGATTTGTAGGGCTTTTCGAATACGAGATTAGTGTTGATGAAGATACTGCTGCCGAAAGGACCTTTATTCCTCCAATGCTGATTCAGCCATTTGTTGAAAATGCAATAGAGCATGGTTTCAGAAACATTCCATACAAAGGCTTATTGAAGTTATCCTTTAGTGTCAGGGATCAGCAGATGCAGATTGTTGTGGATGATAACGGTACAGGATTTACGGAAAAAGGTAAAAGCGAGCATAAGAAACAGTCTCTTGCGAGTATTATCCTTAAAGAAAGATTAGAGGTACTCTTTAAATCCAAAGGAGAAGAAGCAAAATTTGAAACACAGGATAAAAAACAATTTGGAGAAAATGGAGTAGTAGTAAATATTGTAATTCCTGAAATGAAAGATTAATCTGAAAACTAAAAATATATGAAGCTTTATATTCTTGAAGACGAAACACGAATTCTGCAACATCTTTTAAAAGTTGTCCGGAACATCTCTTATGTACAAGTTGTAGGAACTTCTGCTGAAGTTTCCAAAGCCGCCAAAGAGATTCCCGAACTGAAACCGGATATCATTCTAGCGGATATACGACTGAAGGACGGCGATAGCTTTCAGTTGTTTGATGAAATTGGAAATGAAAATTTTCAGGTGGTTTTCCTGACCGCTTA
The Sphingobacterium spiritivorum genome window above contains:
- a CDS encoding two-component regulator propeller domain-containing protein produces the protein MKRVIFNLVVCILLVTSVVQAQPTYFKNYQTNDGLSNNTITSITQDQQGFLWYGTRNGLNRFDGNRFKIFRHEVSDLRSIGSSSILSLLTDKKGAMWVGTTQGVYLYNPVQENFSLFNKIPLGEVRLIKESGGFIWLTSNNKLYRYNPSDAGIIPVEHEKGEIIAATCNLEGTLWIVNSKHAVKRYNPKLNKFIEINLQSIPENIRSNIKTVYGIHDSLLIIGTTNTAYLFDLKQGKPIDLFSQIFPKKVIQINSIIQQSASVFWLGTETGIYTYDMETGSIHHIKKDLLNPFTISDNVIVDFYRDKEGSIWTGTFFGGLNQYINQFDNFKKYLSGSGKSALSGNIVHEIIKDKYGNFWIGTEDGGLNKINSQSGLIQHFIADGKPGSITLTNIHGLTTMDDELWVGSTSHGLDILDIKTGKLKHHYNAIGEGVLQSKFVVCLYRTKDNMMLVGTDRGLYAFDKKNNSFKLLPVKSAWIQGIHEDTDGILWINTYGSGVLIYNRTSGVVHELYSEQGKPNTLINNYVNGLFEDSKKNIWLCTEGGLSKYNRNGHFTNYPAVAGLSSNQVFKALEDDNHTIWISTGKGLVRLEENNSKSVTYTARDGLPTDQFNYNSAFKDTDGTLYFGTIKGMVSFNPARSIKNHFVPPIFISGIQINNADVPVRSDGFLRQSISMSGLIRLTYDHSNINFNIAALSYVSPESNAYRYIMEGYDKGWTETTGNQKIYYNKLPPGSYTFKFTGANNNGVWNKKIKELRIIVSPPWWFSTWAYLLYSLTIGTIIFLILRYYFLWIKSNNTRKMDIYERRKEQEIYNLKLEFFTNLAHEIRTPLTLIRMPLEKIIRTQKFTDNETVRDLSLIEKNTLRLIRLTNQLLDFRKAENNNMSLTFTKTDINALLSEVFNDLNYLAKDRSLQYELALPRISLTAYVDEEAFRKILTNLIHNAIKYADHEVRVKLLPFNSDDIMFNIEFRNDGKIIPSDKKEKIFEPFYRINDTQKGTGTGIGLPLSRSLVELHKGVLSLVHTEESLNLFLLSCPILQEQSLDIKSLDEDPGDTEDNTSENEHNSEDTDKPVILLVEDNKEILAYLNKELKVDYTILRATNGAEALDILDSSNVQLVLTDIMMPVMDGLALCKRIKTDLLYSHIPVIFLTAKNALDAKIEGIKTGADAYIEKPFSMEYLLVQIRNTLKNRKIIRAYFTNSPASKLTDINVSAKDKDFISQLNTVIYDNISDIDLNVEELAKLMNMSRPTLYRKIKGLSDLTPNELINISRLKRAAELLLQKEYNITQIATMVGYSIQSNFSRDFHKHYGVTPSVYIATNGSEYSGS
- a CDS encoding tetratricopeptide repeat protein, with the translated sequence MKLILTCILIMTLSTSFAQYSKEDSIRMETLEDQIEEASQQDDNVLKASLYEELLQIAPKNGRYLNNAGTTYFHLEDYQKAKEKFRLAVLYAPEKQALYFTNLSAAFAKLEDWERAYDYARRALETEETDLTLFNAASHANNAGKTNACLQILNNATIPLTADVQSLYARSYMTLGDPTKAIEHYELFFRSYDITSAVAKDINMDDERSNLYQSYLYELSLKAYQNIPMDPDWQRMTNLYITLMNTAQKRAVTWTGTLSRMNEILPLQPAYKKNFKDLMYAYKGLNEEEKIWSRYMLKDSAEANVMAQKWIHDHQNTQDYRQNQRIRRIIFYLALDEYLCQWSKSKQHDTSVLKELTGIFSTLFDKEKLHTSTSNLLQDDFLPPTFQEIAKKLKQTFANRKDALPLIEGFIYALPDSQVKTEMIKEIPK
- a CDS encoding histidine kinase, which encodes MIVRKAYFIFLILFFLFVFSCRQKEERNQDQKTKSNVTAQKDYLSLIIAMDTLSSGAYKKVLNREYNLLNHNTDTANNPFYHYFKARMYMQDKLRDSALMEYEKMKGKNPDDDIELLKTVNMLDYTINNGVTVSASVMKKIVNGLETAERRQSRFIYRFYDLLAKAYFQNDNEKVSLGYAESYYEKHPYKSHPVIEQRYYDISFLLASRLGDYEKMKLYNDKARKLAKSIHDSLAIARTYDNEAQVYVRQMKYDKALASSRTYFNYLKKTNNLNDIAYNNLATSFIHNRQADSAIYYYKEAIAFAKKNPAGKQKPVYYRGLINAYKMVGAHVEALEVAEQAYDLELSNLKEIDAVKVAEIHEKYEAEKKDRNIAELSNRNVLNEKIIQQQRWTLVLASLVFIGILSFLYIIQRQYRLKEKNKLLQSENQRLNIEQKLLQVQLNPHFIFNAIANLQSLIATGDSKESVRYLTAFSRLLRNVLEQNRQDFISLEEEITSLRNYLELQQMRFVGLFEYEISVDEDTAAERTFIPPMLIQPFVENAIEHGFRNIPYKGLLKLSFSVRDQQMQIVVDDNGTGFTEKGKSEHKKQSLASIILKERLEVLFKSKGEEAKFETQDKKQFGENGVVVNIVIPEMKD